CCTAAATGTATGGATAAAAGTGCTTCTCAAATGTACATAGCCCACTTCTGTAAtcctaaaacaaaactaaaggcaCAGGAATGGACAATACTTTGTTTTATATGAATACTTTTCATTAGCCTTTAAACAAATTCAACTACTATCTAGAGAGGTGTGACCAATTTGTTACAAATTTCTACAATTTGGGAAATTAAAGATTTAAGAACTCTCTAAACACTGCAGTTGTGTGCAATTCGTGTACTGGTTCATTCACTCTGCAAGCTGTGAACTCACTCTGTCATCTCCGTAGGCTGCAAAATGCATGTTTCAGgaactgtctttttttcttacaaGGAAAAGACCAAGGGAGAAGGAGTTTTTGGAATTAGATCTCTCTCAAATTGCTTTGAATCCTGTTACCAGTGAATTTAATATgtttctgaattaaatttaacAATAATTGTAAAGACATTCACCCTAGCATATTTGAATGAAATGTAATTAAGTACACTTAAGTCTTTAATTGCAATGACTGATATTTTTCACTTATATACAAAAGGATTCAATAGCCAGCAgcatttaaatatagaaaatgtcCCATCTattatctttcccttttttagAAAGTGCTATTTTTAACTGGGTAGATTTACTAGCCAGCTTCCCAATACCTTCATTCTATGTCTCTAATAGATtcaaagaaacatgaaaactaAAAGGATTTAGTATTTTAAACATTTGCAGAACACTGCTACAAAGTATTGAGATTATGAATgtatttcattagaaaataaaaagtgtaccATTTGTGAGAATCATTAAGTTGATTTAATAATTACTTCATAGAAGCATCAGCTAACATTTACATCAATTTTTGCTCATCACCTAAACCAGAAACAGCTTCCGTAGGCAGTTCAACTCTAAGCACAAAGAGGGTCACATCAAGTAGAACCAACGGTTGTATAAGCCCTGGAACAAAAACTCCTAAAATTCAGACTTTTACAAGAGCAAAACAAGTTTGTGAGAATAAGAACCAGAGGCAATTATTTTCCTAGAAGTACCATAGATTGCTACAagtgttttcttaaataaaaacttGTGTAgtcattaaagtgaaagtcgctcagttgagtccgactctttgagaccccatggattatacagtccacggaattctccaggccagaatattggagtagggtagcctttcccttctccaggggatctttccaacccagggatcaaacccaggtctcgggcattgcaggtggattcttcaacagttgtgccacaagggaagcccaagaatactggagggggtaacctatcccttctccagtggatcttccccacccaggaattgaactggggtctcttcattgcaggtggattctttaccaactgagctatcagggaagccctgtagttATTAATAATGTACCTTAATACTGAATGCAGGGGTATTAGAGATTGTTAAGAGGAAACCACCCAACAGATTAACTCAAAAGTGAACGCTGGccatatcttcagttcagtagTTAAAGCTGAAACAGCTTttgaagagttgaacacaacttacaAGTAGGGTACCAACAGAATTCCCAATTGTATTCACATTATTCCCTAATTAGTATTTGTGCATGTAAACTCTGACCTGGCCATCAGTAGTATCTTAAAGCAAATGCAATTAGTAAAAACAGACGGCAGTGTGTAGTTTTGTTTACACTTACAAATACTACCAGTTCATTACTACTTGCATGTCTTGTTGCTCTTGGAagagtgcaaagtgaaagtgagagtcgctcatacgtgtccgactcttcgggaccccatggactatacggtccacagaattctccaggccagaatactggagtgggtagcctttcccttctccagggggatctgcccaacccagggatcgaaccctagtctcctgcattgcagttggatcttgaccagctgagccacaaagggaaGCTCTTGGAAGAGTAAccacttttaaaaagatactgcAAAGTGCAATATTCCTTACTTTGCATGGCATCCGGCAATGTTTAAATCAAAGGAACCTGCAATCATCAACTCTGCACCGGATTTAGATATATTACTAGTTCTCCAAACAGCGACTCCAGGGCAGAGaggctgcagggggcaggggaccAAGGTCAAGGTTGGAGGAATCACTTGGAAAGCCACGGCAGCCACATTGCTGGGGAGACCCCTCGGATTAAGAATACAACCTTCAGCGTCTTTTCTGGTCTCACTTTCTTGTCTACATCTAGTATCCTATTCCTCACGGCAAACAAGTCTCAGAACTTtctaaaagaaatgatttttacCCAAATACATTGGACTTGGGTCTCAATTTGAAAGAGGACGAGTGGCCTTTAAGAGATCGGTCCTCTTCCTcgtcctccccctcctccagagGCTGCTCTGGGTCTCTGAAAGAGGGTGTGGTGTGGATGATCTGGGTTCGGAAACGGATTTTGTTGAGTCTGGGTTTCATCCGCCCACTAGAGCTGCCCGAGGCTTTGCGATTCGGCTCCTTCGCTTTGCCGGCAGTCAATCCCTCGgccaggtggtggtgatggtcccCGCCGTCCTCCAGAGCGTGGGAGAGCCTGCCGGAGATGAGGTGCGAGGGTAGCACCCTCGAGAGCCTCCAGCGCCCTCCCCCGCTGCCCGCCGCGCTCTCGCCTTCGTCCTCGTCCAGGGCGCCCACCAGCGTCCGGATCTCCTCGGCGGTGCTCGGGCTCAGGTACTGCGAGGCCTTCCTGCCGCTGTAATCGCGAACGTCCACATCCGCGTCGTAGGCCCCCACCAGCAGCTTCACCACCTCCACGTGCCCATGCATGGCCGCCAGATGCAGCGCGGTGTAGCCGCCGCTCGTGCGCGCGTTGATGTTCACCGGCAGCCGGTGCTGGCCCGCGAAGCGTACCAGCAGGGCCAGCAGCTCCTGCTGGCCGTGCTTGGCTGCCCAATGCAGGCAGGTAAAGCCGGTGATGAAGTCGCGCTTGGCCAGCAGTCCAGGCTCACAGGCCAGCAGCCCCTCCAGGCTGTCCCAGCGGCCGTCGGCGGCCGACAGCATCCACGCGTGCTCCAGCGGATCCAGCGTCAGAGAGCCCGCGCCCTCCTCCTCGGCCGCCGCGCCGTCCGCGCCCCCGGGGCCGCGCCGCAGCTGAGGAGAGCCGCCTGCAGCCGGGTCCCGGGGCGCGGTGCGGCCCGGCCGCGGCGTGGGGGGCGCATCGCCCAGCGCTTCGGGCCGCGCACCTTCCCCCACCAGACCACCGCGAGGTCGCCTTCCGAGCGGCGCGCTCGGGGTGCCTTCCACCGGGTCGAAGGGGTCCGCGCGGTCTCCCGCCGCGTCCTCTGGCTCCTTGGGGCGGGCGCGGACGCTGGCGCGCTGTTCGGGCGATCCGCCCAGGGCGCCCCCAACCGGCTGCTCCACCTCGGCCTGCCGATCCCGAGCCCTGTACTCGGCGGGTCCCTCCATCTCGATAGCGTACCTGGTTGGCTCCGGACCTACGCGGCGGCCACTCCACCACAAGTTCCTAGCGCGCCGCAGCCGCGGGACTAACAGCCACCGCCCCCCTGCCTCGCCCGCGGACACGCCCCCGTCGGGGGCCCCACCCACTTCCGGCCTCCCCGGAGGCGGCCTTACAGCTCCCGCGGGCCCcgccccactccaccccacctctTTTGGGTCCTCGAACCGGCTGCATTCAGCGCCTTCCCTTGGACACGCCTGGCCCCGCCCACTTCCGGCCCCTACACAGGCAGCAATGGCCGCTCCCCCCAGAGGACACGCCCTGACACGCCCACTTCCGGCCCCGTAGAGCCGCAATCAGTGCTTCAGCCCGGCCCAAAGGTCTGAGGAGCCATGGCTGCTCTTCCCCGCCTCTTTTTCTAACAGCAGTTGTGCTCCATCCTCTCCCAGGCACTGACTGGTCATTCTCTAAAATAGGGATCCCCAACTTCTGGGATCTAGTGCCTGATGATCTTAAGTGGAActgatattataataataatagaaagtgtacaataaatatgtgtgtatatttgtgtgtataactGTGTATAGATCATTCCGAACccatcttccccctccccccatctgtGAAAATATCTTCCATGAAagggtccctggtgccagaaaggttcgAGACCGCTGCTCTAAAACATCTAGGCACTCCTGTGACAGACCCAATTCGAGGAGGTGTCTGGGAGCCCTGACTCGCAGCCCGCCCAGGGGCCCCCAGCTCAATGGAGGCTGCTGGACCCCTCCTCtcatctcccttcccctcccttctgGACTCCCGCTCCCCGTGCCATCCCGCTCAGCCCCACGTCACTGAGGCCACAAGACCCCTCCCGTCagttctcctcccctccctatcagacccgccccgccccccgcgccaTCCCGCTCAGCCCCCCACGTCACTGAGGCCGGGGGACCCCTCCCCTCCGCTCCTCCCTCCtaggcccccgccccgccccgctccaTCCCGCCCTCCGCTGCTGGACGCGCGGCTCggtcggccgccgccgccgccttgcTGGCCCCTCGCCCGCCCAGTCGCCCGGACCATGGCCTCCGAGGTGGCGCGGCACCTGGTGAGTCCGCCAGCCCTACGCCCTCGGCCAGGGACCCCCGCCGTCCCGGCTGGGCCCGCGATTCCCGCCCGCTCCCTCGGGCGGCGCCTCCCGGCTTCCCGTCTCCCTAGAGTGGAGTTTGAAGCGGGCGGTTTGTGTAACGGTCCCAAACGCGCGGGAGCGGGACTGGTGGCGGGCGCCCCACTGGACTCGGCCTCCCAGGCCTTCACAAGCCTCCCACCTTATCCAGCGTTGACATCTTTGGGATTGGAGCCTTTTTTCCCCACCTTGGAGCCCTTGTCCGTTGAAAGAACGGATGCGACTGATGTGTTCCGTTTTCTGTCCCTCCTCTACACTGGTCTCATTTCAGAGTAAGCCATGGGAGGGCCACAGAGGTGTTCTCGGCCACACCAAGCTGTTCCTTGCCCTTTTCACTCATTCTCTTGTGTCCCTGTTGTTTTCCCGACGCTACGCCGTGTGGAAGGACCACttgtctttttgaaaaatttaacttCTGATACTCTTCATACCAGCGATTGTAATCCACGTAAACAAAAGCTCTTCTGGGACCTGAAACCAAAAAGTGAGACGTGCTGGTAGCAGTCTCTAGAAGTTAAGCTGGTAGGAACCTGGGAGGGTAGATGGGTCCAGAATCACACAGCCAGTTTCTCTGACAGAGCCTGGAGGAGGGTCTTTCTTCTGATTCAGCCaggtttctttcttctctgtcttatttttagAGAAATCGCGGCTTTCCTCTCTGACCTGCCTTGTTAGATTTGTTGTGTTTGTGTGCACGTCTTTGTTTCAGAGTGAAGTTTAATCTTCAGAATTAAACATGGGATTTCTTGTCTGTTGCTGTGCTTATTTTGCAGTAATGTTAgctttaattaaactttttgagTTAACTGTAAATTCGTGTGCAATTGTGATAAAAAACAGAATTCCCCAGTAACTTTGCCCAGTTTTCAttaatagttgttgttcagtcgctaagtcgtgtccaattctttgtgaccccatggactgcagcgcaccaggcttccctgtccttcaccatcttctggagtttgctcaaattcatgtccattgaattttatgctatcttaccatctcatcctctgctgcccccttcttttgccttcaatctttcccagcatcagggtcttttccaatgagtccgcacTCTTCTTTAATAGTAAAATGTTACAAAATCATAGGAAAGGCCACTACCAGCACATGGACACTGATTCTGTGGAGACAGAACTTGCCCCCACCACAGGACCCTTCCCTTGTCCTTTTGTAGCCACACCCACTTCATTTCCACTCCACCTCCTCTTTAACCCCTAACTAATATAATCtgttatttctgtaatttttcaaGTCTGTTACATAATGGAATCACCTAGAATATAACCTTTTGGGATTGGATGTTTTTCATTCAGTAGCATTCTCTGAAGGTTCATTCAGGTTGTTCCAAGTATTAGTTTGCTCCTTTTTAATTGAGTAATATTACATGGTATGGATGTAACACACTTTGAAGGACACACCTACGTTTCCATTGttgagctattataaataaagctgctataaactgTATGTTTATACATACAGTTACGTAAAACTGTATGTTAACATATAACATAAGGAAAATGTTGTCTTCAGTTCTCTGGAATCCACATGGCAGTTACTAGTTTCAttaagaaactgctaaactgttTCCCAGTTTCTgcattttccattcccaccaccagtgtaTGTGAGattagtttctccacatcctcaccagcatttggagttcctggtttgtttttttttaagacgtTCTGATAGGTATGTAATTATATGttgtggttttaacttgcatttttctaatggctagtgatgttaaacatcttttcatgtgcttgtttgccatctgtatattttcttcattgaatttcattttttatgcccattttctaactggat
This window of the Bubalus bubalis isolate 160015118507 breed Murrah chromosome 12, NDDB_SH_1, whole genome shotgun sequence genome carries:
- the SOWAHC gene encoding ankyrin repeat domain-containing protein SOWAHC codes for the protein MEGPAEYRARDRQAEVEQPVGGALGGSPEQRASVRARPKEPEDAAGDRADPFDPVEGTPSAPLGRRPRGGLVGEGARPEALGDAPPTPRPGRTAPRDPAAGGSPQLRRGPGGADGAAAEEEGAGSLTLDPLEHAWMLSAADGRWDSLEGLLACEPGLLAKRDFITGFTCLHWAAKHGQQELLALLVRFAGQHRLPVNINARTSGGYTALHLAAMHGHVEVVKLLVGAYDADVDVRDYSGRKASQYLSPSTAEEIRTLVGALDEDEGESAAGSGGGRWRLSRVLPSHLISGRLSHALEDGGDHHHHLAEGLTAGKAKEPNRKASGSSSGRMKPRLNKIRFRTQIIHTTPSFRDPEQPLEEGEDEEEDRSLKGHSSSFKLRPKSNVFG